In Candidatus Methylomirabilota bacterium, the following proteins share a genomic window:
- a CDS encoding SDR family oxidoreductase yields MAGFIGQHAIITGGSSGIGRATAVRLAREGAHVTIVARGRIRLDEASAAIAAARIAPEQRVVALVADVTKREQIASAVTACIEEIGPPDILMTSAGIAHCDYFRAVPPEAFERAMATNYFGTLYAIHAALPAMEPRRRGHLVLMSSGAGLVGLYGYAAYSPTKFAVRGLGESLRAELRPRGIHVSIVYPPDTETPQLDQERRTKPLETQMISSRAKTWSADGVARTIVRGIQREAFTITPGLEMTLLARLHSVLAPGLNWYFDRLVARARR; encoded by the coding sequence GTGGCCGGCTTCATCGGGCAGCACGCGATCATTACCGGGGGCTCGAGCGGCATCGGCAGGGCCACGGCCGTGCGGCTCGCACGAGAGGGCGCGCACGTCACGATCGTGGCGAGGGGTCGGATCCGGCTCGACGAGGCGAGCGCGGCGATCGCCGCCGCGCGGATCGCGCCCGAGCAGCGAGTCGTCGCGCTCGTCGCCGACGTCACCAAGCGGGAACAGATCGCCTCGGCCGTCACGGCCTGCATCGAGGAAATCGGTCCGCCGGACATCCTGATGACGTCGGCCGGTATTGCCCACTGCGACTACTTCCGGGCTGTGCCGCCCGAGGCCTTCGAGCGCGCGATGGCGACGAACTATTTCGGGACGCTGTACGCGATCCACGCGGCGCTCCCGGCCATGGAGCCGCGGCGGCGGGGCCATCTCGTCCTCATGTCGTCGGGCGCCGGGCTGGTCGGCCTCTACGGGTACGCGGCCTACAGTCCGACCAAGTTCGCCGTCCGCGGCCTCGGCGAATCGCTGCGGGCCGAGCTCAGGCCGCGTGGCATCCACGTCTCGATCGTGTACCCCCCGGACACCGAAACGCCCCAGCTCGATCAGGAGCGGCGCACCAAGCCGCTCGAGACGCAGATGATCAGCAGCCGGGCCAAGACGTGGAGCGCGGACGGCGTGGCCCGGACCATCGTGCGCGGCATCCAGCGGGAGGCGTTCACGATCACCCCGGGCCTGGAAATGACTCTCCTGGCCCGCTTACACAGCGTCCTCGCCCCCGGGCTGAACTGGTACTTCGACCGGTTGGTGGCTCGCGCGCGACGCTAG
- a CDS encoding aminotransferase class I/II-fold pyridoxal phosphate-dependent enzyme: MSPGPAERAVGAVHARLVSLVAEALGVAPETISIKRPLRDYGFDSLAAVTLTADLEDWLGRPVDPALLMDYPTIEALAGFLACETSGPSAPDEVPPEHNHFELFPEYLALRDRFDRLQNLGLANPFFRVHEGIARDTVVIGGRRLINFSSYNYLGMSGDPVVCRAAKAAIDAYGTSVSASRIVAGERPLHRELERELATLLGTEDCVVHVSGHATNVATIGYLLRPRPRDLILYDAQSHNSLVQGGLVSRAARRAFPHNDWEALDSLLSSLRGRHERVLVALEGAYSMEGDVPDLPNFIAVVKRRRAFLIVDEAHSMGVLGAHGRGVGEHFKVDPNDVDLWMGTLSKAFASCGGYIAGRHAVVEHLKYLAPGFLFSVGMSPPDAGAALAAIRLMRAEPERVARLHANIRLFRELARAHGLDTGSSGESAVVPVMVGDDLRCIALSEALFRRGISVMPVIPPAVHDHRARLRFFVTSTHSDEQIRVTVATVAQELSCLGRS, from the coding sequence ATGAGCCCCGGGCCCGCCGAGCGCGCAGTCGGAGCGGTGCACGCCAGGTTGGTCTCTCTCGTCGCCGAGGCGCTTGGCGTAGCTCCCGAGACCATCTCGATCAAGCGGCCGCTGCGCGACTACGGGTTCGACTCGCTGGCGGCCGTGACGCTCACTGCCGATCTCGAGGACTGGCTGGGACGTCCGGTGGACCCGGCGCTCCTCATGGACTATCCGACCATCGAGGCGCTGGCCGGCTTCCTGGCATGCGAGACGAGCGGTCCATCTGCCCCCGACGAGGTCCCACCTGAGCACAATCACTTCGAGCTGTTCCCAGAGTATCTGGCGCTGCGGGACCGGTTCGACAGGCTCCAGAACCTGGGCCTCGCCAACCCCTTCTTCAGAGTGCACGAAGGGATCGCCCGCGATACCGTGGTCATCGGCGGACGTCGGCTCATCAACTTCTCCAGCTACAACTATCTCGGAATGTCCGGGGACCCCGTCGTCTGCCGGGCCGCCAAGGCCGCCATCGACGCGTATGGCACCTCCGTCTCGGCCAGCCGCATCGTCGCCGGTGAACGGCCGCTCCATCGAGAGCTCGAGCGCGAGCTCGCAACCCTGCTCGGCACCGAAGACTGCGTCGTCCACGTCAGCGGTCACGCCACCAACGTCGCCACCATTGGATACCTGCTCCGGCCGCGGCCGCGCGACCTCATCCTATACGACGCGCAGAGCCACAACAGCCTCGTCCAGGGAGGTCTGGTCTCACGCGCCGCGCGCCGGGCGTTCCCGCACAACGACTGGGAAGCGCTCGACTCGCTGCTGTCGAGCCTCCGCGGCCGTCACGAACGGGTGCTGGTGGCGCTCGAGGGCGCCTACAGCATGGAGGGCGATGTCCCCGATCTGCCGAACTTCATTGCCGTGGTCAAGCGCCGCCGAGCGTTTCTCATTGTCGACGAAGCCCATTCGATGGGAGTTCTCGGCGCACACGGCCGGGGCGTCGGCGAGCACTTCAAGGTCGATCCGAACGACGTCGACCTGTGGATGGGCACGCTCAGCAAGGCGTTCGCAAGCTGTGGCGGGTACATCGCCGGCCGGCATGCGGTCGTCGAGCACCTCAAGTACCTGGCGCCCGGCTTCCTCTTCAGTGTGGGAATGTCGCCCCCCGATGCCGGCGCCGCGCTGGCTGCCATCCGGCTGATGCGGGCCGAGCCCGAGCGGGTCGCTCGGCTTCACGCCAACATCCGCCTGTTCCGCGAGCTCGCCCGAGCCCACGGTCTCGACACCGGCAGTAGTGGCGAGTCCGCCGTCGTGCCGGTCATGGTCGGTGACGACCTGCGGTGCATCGCGCTCTCCGAGGCGCTCTTTCGCCGCGGCATCAGTGTCATGCCGGTCATCCCGCCGGCCGTCCATGACCACCGCGCCCGCCTGCGGTTTTTCGTGACCAGCACGCACAGCGACGAGCAGATCCGCGTCACGGTCGCCACGGTCGCTCAAGAGCTCTCCTGCCTGGGGCGGAGCTAG